The nucleotide sequence TCCGCCTATAAAAAATGAAATTTGAGAGCTATTTTTTAGTAAATCGGCAAATTCTACACTATCTAGCTGATAGCCTTTTTCATCAAGTCCAATGCAATATCCATTGAGACAAGGCTCATAAGCTAAGTCGTAAGCTTTGTGAGCTTGTTCCTTTGATGCACTTTGTGCTTTTGCTATTTGAGAGTTAAATTTATTTATATCTTTTATATCAGCCCATTTAGACGACATCTTGATATATTCTTTTATGTTATCAAAATCATCATCTTTTTTTTGTATGCAATGGACTAAGATCTGCATCATACGGCCTTAGGCTCAAAATCCGGCTTTTGTAAATTTGCATATTCTTTCATAAAAAATCTAACCATATCAGCTAAGTATTTCTTATGCTCACTTCTAGGAACTATAGCGTCTATAAGTCCATGCTCTAGTAAAAACTCAGCTCTTTGAAATCCTTCTGGCAGACTAGCTTTTATGGTTTGTTCTATAACTCTTTGACCGGCAAATCCTATAAGCGCTCCTGGTTCTGCGA is from Campylobacter fetus subsp. testudinum 03-427 and encodes:
- a CDS encoding SPOUT methyltransferase (Pfam match to PF02590.13 SPOUT_MTase) translates to MQILVHCIQKKDDDFDNIKEYIKMSSKWADIKDINKFNSQIAKAQSASKEQAHKAYDLAYEPCLNGYCIGLDEKGYQLDSVEFADLLKNSSQISFFIGGAYGLSPQFKTKMNRLISLSKMTLAHKIAKLMLFEQIFRGLCINANHPYHK